From a single Notolabrus celidotus isolate fNotCel1 chromosome 7, fNotCel1.pri, whole genome shotgun sequence genomic region:
- the LOC117815593 gene encoding breast cancer anti-estrogen resistance protein 3 homolog isoform X3 has translation MDSLKKELEEELKLSTEDPRSHAWYHGPLSREAAESLFERDGDFLVRDSSSAPGDYVLSCFWKDGPMHFKIIRVTLRPKKGYSRELFQFEEDRFDNVPALIRFYVGDRRPISHASGAVIFHPINRTIPLRVIAERHVEHKSSSSSSSSRSAGAEKRRSFSSARTDMLQVINPLLRSGSQPANLENVGRRPSLQSAQSDSNLRTGVPQSTQSEDTGPAPISPVFRTGSEPLLSPRPRHTRPLPPDRDNDPSSFYDELVVQVPESRQKGHVDRLRAEEKWQSRARLTETSFGFLEAQLTEASTQLPLLPKKKKAAVEDWHFEKPHVESESCFQLDQFESLLLPENNRPLEPSVLLSLKEVFNRSNADTTALHMLSVDCQVARIVAVTDEQKRIMGVGSGLELVTLPHGHQLRQDLLERHHLIALGVAVDILGCTGTVSQRATVLHKLISLAQALKEHARDLYSFSAVMKALEMPQIMRLEMTWRALRRNHTETAVLFEKKLKPFMNLLNDGDDSAVQGPIAVPHLVPLLMAMEGEDPVEDSEEGCQLLYNVLQSARSAALHAQDYQQHAHSLLTAGWEPIPELLEAFRTEFALRLFWGQSGATADREERYEKFDKILCVLSDKLEPVEITPLQPDPLI, from the exons ATGGACTCATTAaagaaggagctggaggaggagctgaagctCAGCACTGAGGACCCGAGGAGCCATGCATGGTACCACGGACCGCTGAGCCGAGAG gctgcagagtctctgtttgAGAGGGATGGAGACTTCCTGGTCCGAGACTCAAGCTCTGCCCCAGGTGACTATGTTCTGAGCTGCTTTTGGAAAGACGGACCCATGCACTTCAAGATCATACGAGTGACACTGCGTCCCAAAAAG GGCTACTCTCGGGAGCTGTTCCAGTTTGAGGAGGATCGCTTTGACAATGTTCCCGCTCTGATCCGGTTCTATGTGGGCGATCGCAGGCCTATCTCCCATGCCTCAGGCGCTGTGATATTTCACCCGATCAACCGGACTATTCCTCTCCGTGTCATCGCTGAGCGACATGTGGAGcacaaaagcagcagcagcagcagcagcagcagaagtgcTGGGGCAGAAAAAAGGCGCAGCTTCAGCTCCGCACGTACAGACATGCTGCAGGTCATCAATCCGCTGCTGAG GAGTGGAAGTCAGCCTGCAAACCTGGAAAATGTTGGACGGAGGCCTTCATTGCAGTCTGCACAATCTGACAGCAACCTGAGAACTG gtGTCCCACAGAGCACTCAGTCAGAGGACACCGGCCCCGCCCCCATCTCCCCGGTGTTTCGCACTGGCAGTGAACCCCTGCTGAGCCCTCGGCCACGACACACGCGACCCTTGCCTCCAG ATCGGGACAACGACCCCTCCTCCTTCTACGACGAGCTGGTCGTTCAG GTACCCGAGTCCAGACAAAAAGGTCATGTGGACAGGCTGCGTGCAGAGGAGAAGTGGCAGAGCCGCGCTCGCCTCACTGAGACTTCCTTTGGTTTTCTGGAGGCTCAGCTGACTGAAGCATCGACACAGCTGCCATTACTgccgaagaagaagaaggcggCAGTGGAGGACTGGCATTTTGAAAAGCCACAT GTGGAATCTGAGTCCTGCTTCCAGCTGGATCAGTTTGAGTCGCTGCTCTTACCGGAGAACAACAGACCCCTGGAGCCAAGCGTCCTGCTGTCACTCAAAGAAGTCTTCAACCGCTCAAACGCAGACACCACcgctctgcacatgctcagtgtgGACTGTCAG gTTGCACGCATCGTTGCTGTGACCGATGAACAGAAGAGGATTATGGGAGTTGGATCGGGGCTGGAGCTCGTCACTTTGCCTCACGGACACCAATTACGACAGGATTTGTTAGAAAG GCATCATCTAATAGCTCTGGGAGTCGCAGTGGACATCCTGGGCTGCACAGGGACTGTAAGCCAGAGGGCGACTGTTTTACATAAACTAATCTCATTGGCTCAGGCCCTGAAGGAACACGCACGCGACCTCTACTCCTTCTCAGCCGTGATGAAAGCTCTGGAGATGCCTCAG ATAATGAGACTGGAGATGACGTGGCGGGCGCTGCGGAGGAACCACACAGAGACAGCAGTTTTATTTGAGAAGAAACTTAAACCTTTCATGAACCTGCTGAACGACGGAGATG aCTCTGCAGTCCAGGGTCCCATAGCCGTGCCACACCTGGTCCCCCTGCTGATGGCGATGGAGGGTGAGGACCCCGTGGAGGACAGCGAGGAGGGCTGTCAGCTCCTCTACAACGTCCTCCAATCAGCACGCAGTGCCGCGCTGCATGCACAAGATTACCAGCAGCACGCACACTCACTGCTCACAG CAGGCTGGGAGCCCATCCCCGAGTTGCTGGAGGCTTTTCGGACAGAGTTCGCCCTGCGGCTGTTCTGGGGTCAGTCCGGAGCGACGGCCGACAGAGAAGAGCGCTACGAGAAGTTTGACAAGATTCTTTGTGTCCTGTCTGATAAACTGGAACCCGTGGAGATCACTCCACTTCAGCCTGACCCTTTAATCTGA
- the LOC117815593 gene encoding breast cancer anti-estrogen resistance protein 3 homolog isoform X2 codes for MDSLKKELEEELKLSTEDPRSHAWYHGPLSREAAESLFERDGDFLVRDSSSAPGDYVLSCFWKDGPMHFKIIRVTLRPKKGYSRELFQFEEDRFDNVPALIRFYVGDRRPISHASGAVIFHPINRTIPLRVIAERHVEHKSSSSSSSSRSAGAEKRRSFSSARTDMLQVINPLLRSGSQPANLENVGRRPSLQSAQSDSNLRTGVPQSTQSEDTGPAPISPVFRTGSEPLLSPRPRHTRPLPPGGGVTLRGSDGQLHPRAPPKPLRVSAIFSNSVPPPPTDRDNDPSSFYDELVVQVPESRQKGHVDRLRAEEKWQSRARLTETSFGFLEAQLTEASTQLPLLPKKKKAAVEDWHFEKPHVESESCFQLDQFESLLLPENNRPLEPSVLLSLKEVFNRSNADTTALHMLSVDCQVARIVAVTDEQKRIMGVGSGLELVTLPHGHQLRQDLLERHHLIALGVAVDILGCTGTVSQRATVLHKLISLAQALKEHARDLYSFSAVMKALEMPQIMRLEMTWRALRRNHTETAVLFEKKLKPFMNLLNDGDDSAVQGPIAVPHLVPLLMAMEGEDPVEDSEEGCQLLYNVLQSARSAALHAQDYQQHAHSLLTGWEPIPELLEAFRTEFALRLFWGQSGATADREERYEKFDKILCVLSDKLEPVEITPLQPDPLI; via the exons ATGGACTCATTAaagaaggagctggaggaggagctgaagctCAGCACTGAGGACCCGAGGAGCCATGCATGGTACCACGGACCGCTGAGCCGAGAG gctgcagagtctctgtttgAGAGGGATGGAGACTTCCTGGTCCGAGACTCAAGCTCTGCCCCAGGTGACTATGTTCTGAGCTGCTTTTGGAAAGACGGACCCATGCACTTCAAGATCATACGAGTGACACTGCGTCCCAAAAAG GGCTACTCTCGGGAGCTGTTCCAGTTTGAGGAGGATCGCTTTGACAATGTTCCCGCTCTGATCCGGTTCTATGTGGGCGATCGCAGGCCTATCTCCCATGCCTCAGGCGCTGTGATATTTCACCCGATCAACCGGACTATTCCTCTCCGTGTCATCGCTGAGCGACATGTGGAGcacaaaagcagcagcagcagcagcagcagcagaagtgcTGGGGCAGAAAAAAGGCGCAGCTTCAGCTCCGCACGTACAGACATGCTGCAGGTCATCAATCCGCTGCTGAG GAGTGGAAGTCAGCCTGCAAACCTGGAAAATGTTGGACGGAGGCCTTCATTGCAGTCTGCACAATCTGACAGCAACCTGAGAACTG gtGTCCCACAGAGCACTCAGTCAGAGGACACCGGCCCCGCCCCCATCTCCCCGGTGTTTCGCACTGGCAGTGAACCCCTGCTGAGCCCTCGGCCACGACACACGCGACCCTTGCCTCCAG GTGGCGGTGTAACTTTACGAGGGTCAGACGGACAGTTGCACCCTAGAGCTCCTCCTAAACCCCTCAGGGTCTCTGCTATCTTCTCTAACTCCGTCCCTCCCCCACCCACAGATCGGGACAACGACCCCTCCTCCTTCTACGACGAGCTGGTCGTTCAG GTACCCGAGTCCAGACAAAAAGGTCATGTGGACAGGCTGCGTGCAGAGGAGAAGTGGCAGAGCCGCGCTCGCCTCACTGAGACTTCCTTTGGTTTTCTGGAGGCTCAGCTGACTGAAGCATCGACACAGCTGCCATTACTgccgaagaagaagaaggcggCAGTGGAGGACTGGCATTTTGAAAAGCCACAT GTGGAATCTGAGTCCTGCTTCCAGCTGGATCAGTTTGAGTCGCTGCTCTTACCGGAGAACAACAGACCCCTGGAGCCAAGCGTCCTGCTGTCACTCAAAGAAGTCTTCAACCGCTCAAACGCAGACACCACcgctctgcacatgctcagtgtgGACTGTCAG gTTGCACGCATCGTTGCTGTGACCGATGAACAGAAGAGGATTATGGGAGTTGGATCGGGGCTGGAGCTCGTCACTTTGCCTCACGGACACCAATTACGACAGGATTTGTTAGAAAG GCATCATCTAATAGCTCTGGGAGTCGCAGTGGACATCCTGGGCTGCACAGGGACTGTAAGCCAGAGGGCGACTGTTTTACATAAACTAATCTCATTGGCTCAGGCCCTGAAGGAACACGCACGCGACCTCTACTCCTTCTCAGCCGTGATGAAAGCTCTGGAGATGCCTCAG ATAATGAGACTGGAGATGACGTGGCGGGCGCTGCGGAGGAACCACACAGAGACAGCAGTTTTATTTGAGAAGAAACTTAAACCTTTCATGAACCTGCTGAACGACGGAGATG aCTCTGCAGTCCAGGGTCCCATAGCCGTGCCACACCTGGTCCCCCTGCTGATGGCGATGGAGGGTGAGGACCCCGTGGAGGACAGCGAGGAGGGCTGTCAGCTCCTCTACAACGTCCTCCAATCAGCACGCAGTGCCGCGCTGCATGCACAAGATTACCAGCAGCACGCACACTCACTGCTCACAG GCTGGGAGCCCATCCCCGAGTTGCTGGAGGCTTTTCGGACAGAGTTCGCCCTGCGGCTGTTCTGGGGTCAGTCCGGAGCGACGGCCGACAGAGAAGAGCGCTACGAGAAGTTTGACAAGATTCTTTGTGTCCTGTCTGATAAACTGGAACCCGTGGAGATCACTCCACTTCAGCCTGACCCTTTAATCTGA
- the LOC117815593 gene encoding breast cancer anti-estrogen resistance protein 3 homolog isoform X1 has translation MDSLKKELEEELKLSTEDPRSHAWYHGPLSREAAESLFERDGDFLVRDSSSAPGDYVLSCFWKDGPMHFKIIRVTLRPKKGYSRELFQFEEDRFDNVPALIRFYVGDRRPISHASGAVIFHPINRTIPLRVIAERHVEHKSSSSSSSSRSAGAEKRRSFSSARTDMLQVINPLLRSGSQPANLENVGRRPSLQSAQSDSNLRTGVPQSTQSEDTGPAPISPVFRTGSEPLLSPRPRHTRPLPPGGGVTLRGSDGQLHPRAPPKPLRVSAIFSNSVPPPPTDRDNDPSSFYDELVVQVPESRQKGHVDRLRAEEKWQSRARLTETSFGFLEAQLTEASTQLPLLPKKKKAAVEDWHFEKPHVESESCFQLDQFESLLLPENNRPLEPSVLLSLKEVFNRSNADTTALHMLSVDCQVARIVAVTDEQKRIMGVGSGLELVTLPHGHQLRQDLLERHHLIALGVAVDILGCTGTVSQRATVLHKLISLAQALKEHARDLYSFSAVMKALEMPQIMRLEMTWRALRRNHTETAVLFEKKLKPFMNLLNDGDDSAVQGPIAVPHLVPLLMAMEGEDPVEDSEEGCQLLYNVLQSARSAALHAQDYQQHAHSLLTAGWEPIPELLEAFRTEFALRLFWGQSGATADREERYEKFDKILCVLSDKLEPVEITPLQPDPLI, from the exons ATGGACTCATTAaagaaggagctggaggaggagctgaagctCAGCACTGAGGACCCGAGGAGCCATGCATGGTACCACGGACCGCTGAGCCGAGAG gctgcagagtctctgtttgAGAGGGATGGAGACTTCCTGGTCCGAGACTCAAGCTCTGCCCCAGGTGACTATGTTCTGAGCTGCTTTTGGAAAGACGGACCCATGCACTTCAAGATCATACGAGTGACACTGCGTCCCAAAAAG GGCTACTCTCGGGAGCTGTTCCAGTTTGAGGAGGATCGCTTTGACAATGTTCCCGCTCTGATCCGGTTCTATGTGGGCGATCGCAGGCCTATCTCCCATGCCTCAGGCGCTGTGATATTTCACCCGATCAACCGGACTATTCCTCTCCGTGTCATCGCTGAGCGACATGTGGAGcacaaaagcagcagcagcagcagcagcagcagaagtgcTGGGGCAGAAAAAAGGCGCAGCTTCAGCTCCGCACGTACAGACATGCTGCAGGTCATCAATCCGCTGCTGAG GAGTGGAAGTCAGCCTGCAAACCTGGAAAATGTTGGACGGAGGCCTTCATTGCAGTCTGCACAATCTGACAGCAACCTGAGAACTG gtGTCCCACAGAGCACTCAGTCAGAGGACACCGGCCCCGCCCCCATCTCCCCGGTGTTTCGCACTGGCAGTGAACCCCTGCTGAGCCCTCGGCCACGACACACGCGACCCTTGCCTCCAG GTGGCGGTGTAACTTTACGAGGGTCAGACGGACAGTTGCACCCTAGAGCTCCTCCTAAACCCCTCAGGGTCTCTGCTATCTTCTCTAACTCCGTCCCTCCCCCACCCACAGATCGGGACAACGACCCCTCCTCCTTCTACGACGAGCTGGTCGTTCAG GTACCCGAGTCCAGACAAAAAGGTCATGTGGACAGGCTGCGTGCAGAGGAGAAGTGGCAGAGCCGCGCTCGCCTCACTGAGACTTCCTTTGGTTTTCTGGAGGCTCAGCTGACTGAAGCATCGACACAGCTGCCATTACTgccgaagaagaagaaggcggCAGTGGAGGACTGGCATTTTGAAAAGCCACAT GTGGAATCTGAGTCCTGCTTCCAGCTGGATCAGTTTGAGTCGCTGCTCTTACCGGAGAACAACAGACCCCTGGAGCCAAGCGTCCTGCTGTCACTCAAAGAAGTCTTCAACCGCTCAAACGCAGACACCACcgctctgcacatgctcagtgtgGACTGTCAG gTTGCACGCATCGTTGCTGTGACCGATGAACAGAAGAGGATTATGGGAGTTGGATCGGGGCTGGAGCTCGTCACTTTGCCTCACGGACACCAATTACGACAGGATTTGTTAGAAAG GCATCATCTAATAGCTCTGGGAGTCGCAGTGGACATCCTGGGCTGCACAGGGACTGTAAGCCAGAGGGCGACTGTTTTACATAAACTAATCTCATTGGCTCAGGCCCTGAAGGAACACGCACGCGACCTCTACTCCTTCTCAGCCGTGATGAAAGCTCTGGAGATGCCTCAG ATAATGAGACTGGAGATGACGTGGCGGGCGCTGCGGAGGAACCACACAGAGACAGCAGTTTTATTTGAGAAGAAACTTAAACCTTTCATGAACCTGCTGAACGACGGAGATG aCTCTGCAGTCCAGGGTCCCATAGCCGTGCCACACCTGGTCCCCCTGCTGATGGCGATGGAGGGTGAGGACCCCGTGGAGGACAGCGAGGAGGGCTGTCAGCTCCTCTACAACGTCCTCCAATCAGCACGCAGTGCCGCGCTGCATGCACAAGATTACCAGCAGCACGCACACTCACTGCTCACAG CAGGCTGGGAGCCCATCCCCGAGTTGCTGGAGGCTTTTCGGACAGAGTTCGCCCTGCGGCTGTTCTGGGGTCAGTCCGGAGCGACGGCCGACAGAGAAGAGCGCTACGAGAAGTTTGACAAGATTCTTTGTGTCCTGTCTGATAAACTGGAACCCGTGGAGATCACTCCACTTCAGCCTGACCCTTTAATCTGA